A part of Gossypium hirsutum isolate 1008001.06 chromosome A07, Gossypium_hirsutum_v2.1, whole genome shotgun sequence genomic DNA contains:
- the LOC107943093 gene encoding glycine-rich protein 5, translating to MAKYLNVVLVLALVVVQATARNVPSDAAGLNDQKNLLTYGGIGGYSGMGSNGMPMGGVGSVGGMTGLGGTGGMGAMVGVGYGGGPGAGGGNEGGVGIGNAPGVVHFP from the coding sequence ATGGCCAAGTACTTGAATGTTGTGCTTGTTCTTGCTCTAGTAGTGGTTCAAGCTACTGCAAGGAATGTGCCTAGCGATGCTGCTGGTCTCAATGACCAAAAGAACCTCCTCACATACGGTGGCATTGGCGGCTACTCTGGCATGGGTTCAAATGGCATGCCAATGGGTGGAGTTGGGAGTGTTGGTGGTATGACTGGCCTTGGTGGTACAGGTGGGATGGGCGCCATGGTAGGTGTTGGGTATGGAGGTGGGCCTGGCGCTGGTGGTGGAAATGAAGGTGGTGTTGGCATTGGCAATGCGCCTGGTGTCGTCCACTTTCCTTGA